From Coriobacteriaceae bacterium, a single genomic window includes:
- a CDS encoding helix-turn-helix domain-containing protein, which produces MVYVWEFEFFDSDGMIDAVPCGSLGGGGTFGSDLNDAVESAADFLACMVDDHLMGGVDLPAPDFGHQPQHGGKIIAVAVSRELGDIPAVTAADAARMLGVSTARVSQLINAGLLDSWKDGTKRMVSKASIEARLADAPKAGRPKETPVAV; this is translated from the coding sequence ATGGTTTACGTATGGGAATTTGAGTTCTTTGATTCGGACGGCATGATCGATGCCGTGCCATGTGGCTCGCTAGGCGGAGGAGGAACGTTTGGCTCCGACTTAAACGACGCTGTCGAAAGCGCCGCCGATTTTCTCGCATGCATGGTCGACGATCACCTTATGGGCGGTGTCGATCTTCCCGCGCCGGACTTTGGACACCAGCCACAACACGGCGGCAAGATTATCGCCGTGGCCGTCAGCCGCGAGCTCGGCGACATCCCCGCCGTCACCGCAGCGGACGCCGCTCGCATGCTTGGCGTTAGCACGGCAAGGGTATCGCAGCTGATAAATGCTGGGCTGTTGGATTCTTGGAAGGACGGCACCAAGCGCATGGTGTCCAAAGCTTCCATCGAGGCACGACTCGCCGACGCGCCAAAGGCGGGGCGCCCGAAAGAGACACCTGTTGCTGTGTAA
- a CDS encoding ADP-ribosylglycohydrolase family protein, with translation MTDRPKATVRDCVYGLAVGDALGVPYEFRPRGTFECTDMVGYGTHGQPAGTWSDDTSMTLAICDSIRELGCIDTADMRDKFVSWIDRGEYTIDGVFDYGGTTARALRSGKGGSGERDNGNGSLMRIAPLTFTDATDEEICEVSAITHAHRTSTDACVIFVELMRGVMNGELPSWVLHLKDAPEHEIRSGGFVLDTLKAATWCFVNTKSYEQCVLAAVNLGDDTDTTAAVAGALAGTAYGMDAIPQEWVDTLRGKELIERCLF, from the coding sequence ATGACAGACAGACCGAAAGCCACAGTGCGCGACTGCGTCTATGGGCTCGCCGTTGGCGATGCATTGGGCGTCCCTTATGAGTTCAGGCCCCGCGGCACGTTCGAATGCACCGACATGGTCGGCTACGGCACGCACGGGCAGCCCGCGGGCACCTGGAGCGACGATACATCCATGACGCTTGCCATTTGCGATTCGATTAGGGAGCTTGGGTGCATCGACACCGCGGACATGCGCGATAAGTTCGTGAGCTGGATTGACCGCGGCGAGTATACGATAGACGGCGTCTTCGATTACGGCGGCACGACCGCCCGCGCACTTCGCTCTGGCAAGGGTGGCTCCGGCGAGCGCGACAACGGCAACGGCTCGCTCATGCGCATCGCACCCCTAACGTTCACCGACGCGACGGACGAAGAGATCTGCGAGGTCTCCGCGATTACGCACGCCCATAGAACGTCAACCGACGCATGCGTCATATTTGTCGAGCTGATGAGGGGCGTGATGAACGGCGAGCTTCCCTCGTGGGTGCTCCACCTGAAAGACGCACCCGAGCACGAAATCAGGTCTGGCGGCTTCGTGCTTGACACGCTTAAGGCCGCTACCTGGTGCTTCGTCAACACTAAAAGCTACGAGCAATGCGTGCTCGCCGCCGTTAACCTAGGCGACGACACCGACACCACCGCAGCCGTCGCCGGCGCCCTCGCGGGTACGGCCTATGGCATGGACGCAATTCCGCAAGAGTGGGTCGACACCCTGCGCGGTAAAGAGCTGATTGAGAGATGTCTGTTTTAG
- a CDS encoding cation diffusion facilitator family transporter, which translates to MLFVNRLVHTLVPGSESEPVDASCRTNAGFSASLVCIGLNITLCLAKGIAGLLAGSVSLIADAFNNLSDASSNIVSLLGFRLASRPADEGHPYGHGRYEYLAGLFVAVLVCAVGINLILESVTKIIKPSPTAYSVLSLAALVLSMLVKLWMAAFNRTLGDRIDSETLIATAQDSKNDVITSGSVLVAALISQTTGFDLDGWAGLGVGIFICISGMGLVRDAISPLLGQAPDPKLVQAIRDKIMSYPQVLGTHDLMVHDYGPGRQFASAHVEMPGEGDAFEHHEILDTIEHDIKRQMGIGITLHCDPIATTGDDLRGWVKRGVMQIDPALSIHDLHEHDGFVSFDLVRPDGFDISDEELLELVTRIVHERRPDVSCVVTFDSGFSSPERPAEQL; encoded by the coding sequence ATGCTATTTGTAAATCGGCTGGTACATACGCTTGTTCCCGGCAGCGAGAGCGAGCCGGTCGATGCATCTTGCCGCACCAACGCGGGCTTTTCCGCAAGCCTCGTCTGCATTGGCCTCAACATCACCCTGTGCCTGGCCAAGGGCATCGCGGGCCTGCTCGCCGGCTCCGTCTCCCTCATCGCCGACGCTTTCAACAACCTCTCCGATGCCTCGAGCAACATCGTGAGTCTGCTCGGGTTCCGCCTTGCCAGCCGCCCGGCAGACGAAGGCCACCCCTATGGCCACGGTCGCTATGAGTACCTAGCCGGCCTGTTCGTCGCCGTCCTGGTTTGCGCCGTCGGCATCAATCTGATCCTCGAGTCGGTCACTAAGATCATCAAGCCTTCCCCCACTGCATATTCGGTGCTCTCCTTAGCCGCCCTCGTCTTGTCCATGCTCGTTAAGCTCTGGATGGCAGCGTTCAACCGCACGCTGGGCGATCGCATCGACTCGGAGACGCTCATCGCCACAGCACAGGACTCCAAAAACGACGTCATCACCTCGGGCTCGGTCTTGGTGGCGGCGCTTATTTCGCAGACGACCGGCTTCGACCTCGATGGCTGGGCAGGCCTGGGTGTGGGCATCTTCATCTGCATCAGCGGCATGGGTCTAGTGCGCGACGCCATCAGCCCGTTGCTGGGGCAAGCGCCCGACCCCAAGCTCGTCCAGGCAATCCGCGACAAGATCATGTCCTATCCACAGGTCTTGGGCACACACGACCTGATGGTGCATGACTACGGCCCCGGTCGTCAGTTTGCCAGCGCCCACGTGGAGATGCCCGGCGAGGGCGACGCATTTGAGCACCACGAGATCCTGGACACCATCGAGCACGACATCAAGCGCCAGATGGGCATTGGCATCACGCTGCACTGCGACCCCATCGCCACCACCGGCGACGACCTGCGCGGCTGGGTCAAGCGCGGCGTCATGCAGATCGATCCCGCGCTCTCCATCCACGACCTGCACGAGCACGACGGGTTCGTTTCGTTTGACCTGGTGCGTCCCGACGGCTTTGACATATCCGACGAGGAGCTGCTGGAGCTCGTCACGCGCATCGTGCACGAGCGCCGGCCCGACGTCTCGTGCGTCGTCACATTTGACTCGGGCTTCAGCTCGCCCGAGCGTCCGGCCGAGCAGCTGTAG
- a CDS encoding formate--tetrahydrofolate ligase: MPTDIEIARSVTPLPITEVAKNAGVDVKHLIPYGFDKAKVDYSLLNEPTDHQAKLVLVTAINPTPAGEGKTTTTIGLADGLRRRGVKCAVALREPSLGPVFGVKGGAAGGGWAQVIPMEDINLHFTGDFHAIGAANNLLAAMLDNHIQQGNQLGIDVKRITWKRVVDMNDRQLRHVIDGIGGKAQGVPREDGFDITVASEVMAILCLSTSINDLKERLGEIVVGYSYAGEPVRARDLKAQGAMAALLKDALKPNLVQTLEGTPAFVHGGPFANIAHGCNSIMATRMAMRFGDVAITEAGFGADLGAEKFLDIKCRMTGVRPSAVVVVATARALKYNGGVAKADLNEENLEALKAGMPNLLRHVDNIQNVYGLPCVVAINRFPTDTEAELALIESECQKLGVNVKLSEVWAKGGEGALELADEVMRLIEQPSELKFAYEDGADVADALEAIATKVYRADGVDFTPAAKRQLAELRENGFGNLPVCVAKTQYSFSDNAKALGAPENFRITVRELKVSAGAHFVVALTGSVLTMPGLPKVPAAENIDVDNDGNITGLF, encoded by the coding sequence ATGCCTACTGACATCGAAATCGCACGTTCTGTCACGCCGCTGCCTATTACCGAGGTGGCCAAGAACGCCGGCGTCGACGTTAAGCACCTTATTCCGTACGGCTTCGACAAGGCTAAGGTCGACTATTCGCTGCTCAACGAGCCGACCGATCACCAGGCCAAGCTCGTCCTCGTGACCGCTATCAACCCAACGCCTGCGGGCGAGGGCAAGACCACCACGACCATCGGTCTGGCCGATGGCCTGCGTCGTCGCGGCGTCAAGTGTGCCGTGGCCCTGCGCGAGCCTTCGCTCGGCCCCGTCTTTGGTGTTAAGGGCGGTGCTGCCGGCGGCGGCTGGGCTCAGGTGATCCCCATGGAGGATATCAACCTGCACTTTACCGGCGACTTCCATGCTATTGGTGCCGCCAACAACCTGCTGGCTGCCATGCTCGACAACCATATTCAGCAGGGCAACCAGCTCGGCATCGACGTTAAGCGCATCACCTGGAAGCGTGTTGTCGACATGAACGACCGTCAGCTGCGCCATGTTATTGACGGCATTGGCGGCAAGGCCCAGGGAGTGCCGCGCGAGGATGGCTTCGACATCACTGTTGCCTCCGAGGTCATGGCAATCCTGTGCCTGTCCACGAGCATCAATGACCTCAAGGAGCGCCTGGGCGAGATCGTTGTCGGCTACAGCTATGCCGGCGAGCCCGTCCGTGCCCGCGACCTTAAGGCCCAGGGTGCCATGGCCGCGTTGCTTAAGGACGCGCTCAAGCCCAACCTGGTGCAAACGCTCGAGGGCACGCCCGCGTTTGTCCACGGCGGCCCCTTCGCCAACATCGCCCACGGCTGCAACTCTATCATGGCCACGCGTATGGCGATGCGCTTTGGCGATGTTGCCATTACCGAGGCCGGCTTCGGTGCCGATCTGGGTGCCGAGAAGTTCCTCGACATCAAGTGCCGTATGACGGGCGTTCGCCCCAGCGCCGTCGTGGTCGTCGCGACCGCTCGTGCGCTGAAGTACAACGGTGGCGTCGCCAAGGCCGACCTCAACGAGGAGAACCTCGAGGCACTCAAGGCCGGCATGCCCAACCTGCTGCGTCACGTCGACAACATCCAGAACGTTTATGGTCTGCCCTGCGTGGTCGCCATCAACCGCTTCCCGACGGACACCGAGGCCGAGCTTGCACTCATCGAGTCCGAGTGCCAGAAGCTCGGCGTCAACGTTAAGCTTTCCGAGGTCTGGGCCAAGGGCGGCGAGGGCGCGCTCGAGCTTGCCGATGAGGTCATGCGTCTGATTGAGCAGCCGAGCGAGCTCAAGTTTGCCTATGAGGACGGCGCCGATGTGGCCGACGCTCTTGAGGCCATTGCCACCAAGGTCTACCGCGCCGACGGCGTTGACTTTACGCCGGCCGCCAAGCGCCAGCTCGCCGAGCTGCGCGAGAACGGCTTTGGCAACCTGCCGGTGTGCGTGGCCAAGACGCAGTACAGCTTTAGCGACAACGCCAAGGCCCTGGGCGCTCCCGAGAACTTCCGCATCACGGTGCGCGAGCTCAAGGTTTCCGCCGGTGCCCACTTTGTGGTCGCACTGACTGGCAGTGTTCTGACCATGCCGGGCCTGCCCAAGGTTCCCGCGGCCGAGAACATCGACGTCGACAACGACGGCAACATCACCGGCCTGTTCTAA